In the genome of Chroogloeocystis siderophila 5.2 s.c.1, the window TAACAGCATGGTTTGTAGCAGCTTCAACGCATTTTTGAGATTGATCGATGCCATATACGTCAACTCCTAATTCTGCCATGAATTCACAAGAAAACCCACCACCGCAGCCAACATCTAAAGCTTTTAATCCTTGCCAATCTGAAATATAACGACTGAAGAATTCAAATCGAGGCTGATTGAGGTAATAAAGGTGATAAATTTTAGCATCTTCATCCCACCAGTTATCAGCATTAATATCGTAAAATTCTAAATCGTTTTTCTTCATAATTATGTTGATGATTAACTTTAAATCTTATACTACATCAAAGCTACAATTGTACCCTCATTGATAAATTTGAAATTACGAATTGTTATTGTTTTCTACAACTTTATCTTGCTGTTGATGGAGTGAGGTTGGTAGCGAATTGCGAAATTCTAGAGTATAAATATCTGTTGGTAACTCTATTCCTGCATTCATTAATGACTCTTTAATGACTTGCGCTACCTGCGAAGTTGCTTCTAAAAAAGCCATACGGCGCGAATTCACCCAAAAGCGAACTTCAATATTTACAGTACTCGGTGCGAGTTCGCGAACTAAAATTTCTAGCGGTTGACTCACTTCTACACCATTAATCATCAAAACAGCATCTTTAATAATCTGTTTTGCAGTATTAATATCCGCAGCATAATCAATTCCAACAATTACCGAACTGCGACGTACTGGGGAAGCTGTATTATTAGTAATGCTCGCTTGAAAGACTTCTTGATTAGGGACGTAGACCATCCGCCCATCATAAGTTTGAATTGTTGTTGCGCGGAGTTGAATTTGAGTAATTGTGCCTTCAAATTCTTTAATGACGACTTGATCGCCGAGTCGAAATGGTCGGGCTGCGAGTAAAATGACACCGGAAATATAATTACCAAGAATATCTCGGAGACTAAAACCAATTGCAACCGTAGTTAATCCTAACGTACCGAGTAACGCGGTAAAATCAAGTCCTAAGACTCCCAGAGCTACTACTGAACCAATGACCCATACGCCACCGTATCCTAATTTAGCAATGAGAATTTCGCTACTGCGATCGCCTTCGGTACGCTGCGCCCAACCGTAAGCAACTTGTCGTACTCCACGTGCGATCGCCCATGTCAACACAACAACAATTAAACCACCAATAATCGAGGGTAAATTATCAATAATATCGCGCAGTAACTCGCGCATTGTCATATTAACACGCTGGACAACATCAATCGCTAATGGTCGTTGTTCAAAAGCTTGATTAAGTTCACTTGCCCATTGCTGCGCTAATTCTTCTACCGTAACTCCGAAATCCTCTGCATCTTGCTGCGTGACTGTCATCAACACGCGATTATTAACTTGTAATGTTGCGATGTTGCGTTGCGGACTTGTTTGTACAGTAACGCTTCCAACAGGTTGCGATCGCGCTAAGACACTAGCAATTCGGCGATTGATAATTTGGGTACGTTCTGTTGCATCAAGTTCTGATAAACTACCCACTTGAAAAATTGGTCTACCGCGTACTAAAACATCTGCAAAAAATATTCCATCTACAGAAGCTTCTGTAGGTGAATCTGGAGGAGTTTCAATTATAGGAATGTCTTGGGCTAAACTGATATGACTTTTAAGTATTATCAAGCTAGTGAAAAACACGACGATGCGTATCTTATTAGCTTGTTTACGCTTGCCCATTCCTGACTCTCTACTACACACTTATAAACACAACAATAACTCTTTTTCTTACTTTGCGTTCTTTGCGTACTTTGCGGTTCGTTTAATTAATACAGTGGGCAATGCCCACCATACCATCTAATAACGGAAAATTCCTGCGATTGGTGACTTACCTGGTACAGATTCAGGATCAACCGCATAAACAGTACCACTATTTATTAAAGTATGAATTGCGGCTAAATCCATCAAATCTTCATCACCTGTTTGCTGTTCGTCATGAATTTCAACTTGATTCTTCTCTGGATCGAAGCTACCCCACTTTTGAATGCCAATTCCTACAAATAACGAATCAACGCGCTGAAAGTAGGCAGCAGGAACAACTTCTGATATATTATCGCTTGTTTGCCCTGTTCCAGCTAATTCTTGATAGCGTTCCACAAGTTTTTGTTGATTTTTTTCAAAATGAGGTTGTACCACTTCCCAAGCTTGCGCGTGTAATTCTTCAGGTTTTGAAATGTCAGGATTACCTGTGACACCACCATCGATTAAATGAGGGTAGTTATTCGCTTCTTTGTAAATTGGAAATAAGTATTCTACTCCAGCTAAAACAAGCGGACATTGTTGGTTTTTGAGCAATTCTTGAATACCTGAATCTACTTGACGGAAGTAGCGCAAAATGTTTTCTTTTTGATCGTCTTCGCCTGCACCTTGTCCGTGGAAGATTGCAGCACGGTCGCCGCCACCACCTTGCGATGTTCCTGTATGAAACTGAAGTTGCTTTTCAGGATCGTCGTAGCGTAATGCTTCGGCAATACTTTGCGGTACATCTTCTAATTCAATTTCGCTGACGCTATAACGTGTTCCTTGAAAAAGGCGAATTTGATTTTGACTGAGTGCAAGTAGATAAAATCTTCCATCGTTGGTTAATAGCTGTAATAGCGGCTTGAGGTGAAAGCGATCTGTTACGACAACTAATTCATCAAAGTTGAGTGGAACTTGGTAGTAGCTAAAGAAATTATCGGCAATAAAAATTGCAAGTCCATCGCTTTGATGTTGCCAAAATTGATAATCATCGAGTTCTTGCGCTCGTGCTAACATATCTCTTGCATCTTGCGGGCGCATTCCTGTTTCAATTAATTTATCTTCAGCTTCTTTGAGTAAGTTTTTGAAGCGAATCGGATCTTGCTGTGTTTGAGTTCCTAGTTTATGCGTAGGCATATAAATGGAAACACACGTACCTTTGGGTTGTTCTATTAATATTTTTGCTTCTTCGATTGAAAATAATTTCATGCAATTTCCTCTTACTTGTTTAAAGAATTAGTATAGCAATCTTGTTTGGGGTATGAGATTTTTTAACGAATCACTACAGGCACAAAGGAGTGCAGTTCAAGGGAGGCTCTTGTAAGTAATGTAATGCTGTTATAAATGTTTAATTATGGACAGGGTACAGGATACCTTTATATATTAAATGTTTTGTTTTTTATTGACTTCCAACTAACTTGGTATATATTTTGCCTGCTGTCTATCTAATGATTGAACTTTGTAGTCGATAATCAATGCGGCAAAAAATACATCTATCTTAAAGTTGATATTTCCAAAAAGCGAAAATAGAAGATAAGAGATTAGCGACTGGTAACTCAAGGATAAATGTTGATTTTTAGTAGATAGTTAATATTTTCTTAACGTTTCTCTGGTAATTTACAGAAGTATGAATGTAGCACACAATCAAAATGCTTTGCACAATTTTTGACAAAGTATTCAAATAGCTTGTCCAACTAACTGCCTTTTTTTAAGCAATAGGTCTGTTTTATACAGAAGGTTCGCTGTAATTTGTCAATATTGCAGATATATCACTTATGGATTCATTTAAGTTCCAACTACTTCACGCTGCTGATTTAGAAGCTGGGATTTCTTCTTTAGAAGACGCACCTAGATTCTCCGCAATAGTTAATGGATTAGAGTCAGAATTTCCCGATCAAACATTACTCATTTCTTCAGGTGATAATTACATCCCTGGACCATTTTTGTTTGCTGGCGGAGATCCTAGTTTAGTAGATGTTTTAGGTAATCCTAGTGCAGGTAGAGCAGATATCGCTTTGATGAATGCGATCGGTTTTGATGCTTCAGCATTGGGTAATCATGAATTCGACTTAGGGACAAATTTTATTGCAACTCTTCTCGCTGCTGATGGCGATTATCCAGGTACTCAATTTCCGTACCTCAGTGCCAATATTGACGTGAGCACAGATAGTAACCTAGCTCCATTCGTAGTTCCCGATGGACAGCCGCCTCAGTCTAACAGCATTGCTAAAAGTGTCGTTTTTGAACTTGAGGGCGAATTTGTTGGGGTTGTCGGTGCAACAACTCCGCTTTTGGATACAATTTCTTCTCCTGGTGATGTCACGATTATTCCTCCTGATCCAGAGGACTTTGATGCACTAGCAGCAGAGATTCAAACAGCAGTAGATGAATTGACAGCTCAAGGAGTCAATAAAATTATTTTAACTGCTCATTTACAGCAGTTGTCGGTAGAACTGGCGATCGCCGAAAGATTGCGTGATGTAGATATTATCATTGCTGGTGGCTCAGATACGATTTTAGCTGATGAGACGGATCGCTTGCGTGAAGGAGACGAGGTTCAAGGGCCCTATCCTATCTTGAGACAATCTGCAAGTGGTGAACCCATAGCGATCGTCAGTACTGATGGTAACTATACATATGTAGGACGTTTAGTTGTTGAATTTGATAGCAACGGGATTTTAATTCCAGATAGCATTGATCCATTGATTAGCGGTGCGTATGCTACTGATGAACAAGGTGTTATAGATTTACGCGATCTTGTTGCGAATCCTGATGCGGTTGTTGCCGATTCTCAAGTTGTAGATATAGTGACATCTGTAGGCGCAGTCCTCACTGAAAAAGACGGTAACATTTTTGGTCGCACTGAAGTATTTCTAAATGGACAAAGAGAAGATGTCCGCACTCAAGAAACAAATTTAGGCAATCTCTCAGCAGAGGCGAATTTAGCGACTGCACGCGAAATTGATGATGCAGTTGTGATTTCGATTAAGAATGGAGGTGGAATTCGAGCATCAATTGGTGCAATTGGTTCAGA includes:
- a CDS encoding mechanosensitive ion channel family protein, with amino-acid sequence MGKRKQANKIRIVVFFTSLIILKSHISLAQDIPIIETPPDSPTEASVDGIFFADVLVRGRPIFQVGSLSELDATERTQIINRRIASVLARSQPVGSVTVQTSPQRNIATLQVNNRVLMTVTQQDAEDFGVTVEELAQQWASELNQAFEQRPLAIDVVQRVNMTMRELLRDIIDNLPSIIGGLIVVVLTWAIARGVRQVAYGWAQRTEGDRSSEILIAKLGYGGVWVIGSVVALGVLGLDFTALLGTLGLTTVAIGFSLRDILGNYISGVILLAARPFRLGDQVVIKEFEGTITQIQLRATTIQTYDGRMVYVPNQEVFQASITNNTASPVRRSSVIVGIDYAADINTAKQIIKDAVLMINGVEVSQPLEILVRELAPSTVNIEVRFWVNSRRMAFLEATSQVAQVIKESLMNAGIELPTDIYTLEFRNSLPTSLHQQQDKVVENNNNS